The DNA window TATGTTTTTCCATTTACAGTTACTCTATTTATACTCATATTTTTTTAACTCCTCCACTCTTATAAGTTCCTCATACCCTGTCAATATATCCACAAGTTTTGTATATACTCCATTATTACTTTCATAAGCATAGATAATGCCATTAATTTTATATAAGTCTTTTATTTCCATAGTTAGTCCTTTATTTCTTTGAAATCAATAACTCCAAATGCTATATCTTCAGTTTTGAATTTTTCTTTTAATTTTTCTATTTCTTCTTGTATAAAATTTTCTAATAATTTGGTTGTCATTTCACTATTAAAAATAACAATTCTACTTGTATGTCCTATTATTTTATATGCTGTATAAACACAGCTCATGTAATATTTATACTGTTTTTTTCTTCCAAAAATTCCCCTTTGAAATTTATAATCTTGTCCAACATTAAACCCTGTAATAAATAAAGTAAGTCCAATCCCTGCTAAAATCCAATCACTCATAATCACTCCTTATCAAATCTTATCCATAAATAACTTTTTCTTTCTCCCTTATCATTAATTACTTCAACTTGACTAATACTTGTATCTATATCTAATATTTTATATTCTTTGTCCTGTGTAAGTTCTCCAGTATCTGCTATGATACATCTTACAATATCACCCTTTTCTAACTTCCACATTTGAACCTCCTTGATTATTAGCAGCAATTAATATAGAAGTCACCAGAATTGCTAGTATTTTTCTCATATTATTTTCTCCTTCATGTTGCTAATTCTATTCAGCACTATTCTAAGCAACACTAAATTTTTGAAAGTTTTTTGTTTATTGTTGCTACAATTTTTTTAAATTCCTCAGTAATTTTTATATAATTTTCCCTAGCTTTTGAATTACCTTTATTCGCTGCTTGAATGCAATTTTTTCTTTTCACTGAAAGTGTTGCTAATTCATTCAATTCTTTATCAATTTTTATAGCATCTTTCCCATATTCACTTACTAAAATCTTTTTTGCTTCCTCAGTTAAAACTTTATCTTTCATATACTCCTCCTTAAAGTGCTAATGTTGATAATGCTGCATCTATATATTTTTTTTCAATCTTTAATGAATTGTTTTGTAAAGCTATTTCATAGCTTGCTGTTAAAACATTTGCTAAGTTTCTTGCTGATCCTCTTACAGTTATATTTATGTAACTGATTAATGTTTGTAGTTCACTTTCTTTATATAGCTCTATTTCATTTTTTAGAAATTCTTTTACAATATTTGAAATATCATCTATTGCCAAATCTTTTAAAGACATATTTACAACTGCTCTTGAATACAGATATTCATATTCTTTTTTTCTTGATAAAATCTTACTTTTTAATACTTCAGTTCCAGCAATAACCACTCCTACACCTGTTTGGTCTGCAATGCTTCTAATAATGTCAATTACATTTGCTTTTAAGTGCTCTCCTTCATCTATGATTATGATAGTTTCTGTTAGTTTTACGGCATCTTTTATTCTGTCTTTTAGAGTTTCAGAACTTCCACTTGTATCAAGCTTTAGCTCTCTTGCTAACTTTTTAATAAGCCCTACACTAGATATTCCATTTTCTGCTGTTATTAAAACTCCTCTGCCACCATAAGTTTTTAACCATTCTTGTAGAGCATGTGTCTTTCCAAGTCCTGCTCTTCCATAAATATAGCCTATTTTTGCACTTTCTATAATCCCTTCTGTTATGTTAGAACTTACATATTTTTTTATAGTATTCAACACATGAAACACTCTTTTCTTTACATCTGTATTTACAGAAAAATTTATTCTTTTTATTTTTCTTTTATGTCTATTTAAAAAGTCTTCTACTTTTTCTGAAAAGGCTTCATTATCACCTGTATATGTCCCTTTTCTCCATTCACTCAGTGTACTTGCTCCTACACCCATAGCTTTTGCTATTTTTGTATAACTCATATTATTTTCCTCAGAAAATATTTCTAATCTTGCTATTAACTCTTCCATTATTCCTCCTAATCTTCTAAGTATATACCTTCACCTATAAGTATTTTTTCCTTTTCTTTATTTTTCTTATTTGCTATAGTCTTAGTTTCTTCAACTATTGTGCTATCAATTAAACCTAAATCATCTCTTATGTCTTCTCTTATTCCCATAATTTCTTTACTTAACTTGCTAATTTTTTGTAATCTCTTTTTATGTGTTTTAATAGCAGTAACATCTTTCCAACCAGCAAGTCCTAATTGTTCAGCTTTGCATAAAAATTCCCCAGTTTCCTGATATACATAAATGTAAGTTAAATCATGAGGATCATACTTAATCTTTGCCTTTTCTGTTTGATGATAATATAAGTATTCATTAACATAAGTATTTCCCATAAATTCAATACCATTTTGCTTTATAGTTCTTATTTCTTCATATAAGAATAATAGCCTGATCTCTTGTTCTGACAACATTCTTCTATTTGCAACAGGATTTTCTTCTTCAAACACTTCAAGTGGAGTTCTATTATTCATTCCTCTACCTCTATGTGCTTTCAGCCCAGCAGCTCTTCTCAAAGCATAATAATTATGATTTTTAGTTTCTATGAACTTTTCTATTAGCTCTTCAAGTTCCCACTGTTCTAATATTTCTCCCTTATCTAGTTTTTGCATTGCAAAACTTCTAAGATGCTCAGGTCTTTCTATAATGTTTCCACCCTTATAAGTAGCAAATTCTTTTGTAAAACTTTCTTTAAAATCTACAAACCACCTTTCTATGTGCTTGGCTTGTGCATTGTATGCTTTTGCATGGTCTACATCTATTCCTAAACTTGCATATATCCCATTAAGCTCATCAGTCCCCTTTAAGACCTTAGATTTATATGCTTTACCATTATCTGTGTAAATATGTTGAGGAACTCCATACTTTTCAATTCCCCTTTTTAGAGCTATTGCAATTGCTTCTGTTGTTTCACTCCAAGCTAAGCTCCAACCCACTATAAATCTACTTTTTACATCAATCCAGACTATTAGCTTTGGAGATCCGAAGTATCTTTCTCCATTTGCTTTTTTTCTATTTCCTTGATAGCACATCATTTCCAAGTCATGTCCGTCTGACATCCAAACTTCTCCAGCTTTTATGTCCTCGTAGCTTCTTTCAATGTATGGTGTATGAGTGTCTTTAAACTCTTTGCTTCCCATTCTTGCTTTATTCTTTTCAATAATGTTTATATCTTTATTAAGATAATTTCTTAAAGTACCATAGCTGATTGCCTCAACTCCAAACATTGCAACTATTCTCTCAAATACAAATGTAATTTTTGGCTTGTTTTTACTAAAATAAAGCATTTTAGCAGTTTCTAAAACCTCTTCTTTTACTCTTCTTATTCCCTTAGTTGTCCCATGTCCAGAAGCCAAAGCCAGTGGATTATGTTTATTTTTTATATATATTCCCCACCACCTACGAAGTGTAGGTACTGTTAGTTTTTTCAAAATTTCTAACTGCTGTGGATAATTTTTACTTGCCTCTTTTACAAACTTCTTTATAATTTCTTCTTTACTATCTCCACCTTCCTCATACTTTTCTTCCAATTTCATACAAAGAATAAATCTAGCATTAGCAACCCGTTGATTCCAACTTGGTAGCTCATCAATAGCTGTTGCTTCTTTCTTTGCCACTGTCCTAGTTGCTACTTTCTTTTCTTTTTCTTCCTTAACTTCTACCAGTGAAGCTCTATATGCATCCACCTCAGAAGCCTTATATACATTTTTATAAACTTTTCCTATTTTTTTCTTTTCAACAGTCCAGCCTTGTAACTGTGCAAATCTTAAAGCCTGAGTTCTAGTTTTTTCAAAGAGTCTTTGTAAATCTTCTAATAAGTATTCTTTTGTCATAAAAGCTCCTTTCTAAAAGATCCTTACATTCAAAGCCCTTTCAATTCCCTTTTCAGTTTCTAGATCTCTTTCTGCATTAAGTCCTCTTAATGCTCTATATACCTTCTTTTCATCTAAATCTTCTTTTTTACAAAAATCTTTCAATGTTAAATCTCTTAGTAATAACGATTTTTGAAATGTTTTTACTCTCTTATCTCTACTTTTTACATAAGCTGGGACTTTATCACATAATGCTAGTACCTCAGCTTCTCTTTCCTCTAATTCTCCATTTAAAAGTTTTTTAAATTCATATTGACTTAGATTAAGTTCCTGCATTACCTTTTGTAGACTTATTTCAGCATCAATTAAATTCTTTTTTATTTCTGTTATTCTGATTAACTTTTCTCTATATTGCTCTACCTTCTGTTCTATACACATTTTCAAGCTCCTTTTCTAACTTTAAAA is part of the Fusobacterium nucleatum genome and encodes:
- a CDS encoding AAA family ATPase yields the protein MEELIARLEIFSEENNMSYTKIAKAMGVGASTLSEWRKGTYTGDNEAFSEKVEDFLNRHKRKIKRINFSVNTDVKKRVFHVLNTIKKYVSSNITEGIIESAKIGYIYGRAGLGKTHALQEWLKTYGGRGVLITAENGISSVGLIKKLARELKLDTSGSSETLKDRIKDAVKLTETIIIIDEGEHLKANVIDIIRSIADQTGVGVVIAGTEVLKSKILSRKKEYEYLYSRAVVNMSLKDLAIDDISNIVKEFLKNEIELYKESELQTLISYINITVRGSARNLANVLTASYEIALQNNSLKIEKKYIDAALSTLAL
- a CDS encoding Mu transposase C-terminal domain-containing protein, which encodes MTKEYLLEDLQRLFEKTRTQALRFAQLQGWTVEKKKIGKVYKNVYKASEVDAYRASLVEVKEEKEKKVATRTVAKKEATAIDELPSWNQRVANARFILCMKLEEKYEEGGDSKEEIIKKFVKEASKNYPQQLEILKKLTVPTLRRWWGIYIKNKHNPLALASGHGTTKGIRRVKEEVLETAKMLYFSKNKPKITFVFERIVAMFGVEAISYGTLRNYLNKDINIIEKNKARMGSKEFKDTHTPYIERSYEDIKAGEVWMSDGHDLEMMCYQGNRKKANGERYFGSPKLIVWIDVKSRFIVGWSLAWSETTEAIAIALKRGIEKYGVPQHIYTDNGKAYKSKVLKGTDELNGIYASLGIDVDHAKAYNAQAKHIERWFVDFKESFTKEFATYKGGNIIERPEHLRSFAMQKLDKGEILEQWELEELIEKFIETKNHNYYALRRAAGLKAHRGRGMNNRTPLEVFEEENPVANRRMLSEQEIRLLFLYEEIRTIKQNGIEFMGNTYVNEYLYYHQTEKAKIKYDPHDLTYIYVYQETGEFLCKAEQLGLAGWKDVTAIKTHKKRLQKISKLSKEIMGIREDIRDDLGLIDSTIVEETKTIANKKNKEKEKILIGEGIYLED